In Pirellulales bacterium, one DNA window encodes the following:
- a CDS encoding sigma-70 family RNA polymerase sigma factor, with product MADDVRDLVQRSLAGDQTAMLALVDRYQSPVFGLCLRMLGQRQDAEDMAQETFVRAFRSLRQWDSQREFLPWLLAIAGNRCRTCLGQRMRRPSTTQLVEQVPDRQPDGKPARHLAEELQRAMGRLREEYRLAFKLFHEEELSYAEIGAALDCPLGTVKTWVHRARRELVEMLRKREVVGEVSRAIRQI from the coding sequence TTGGCTGACGATGTGCGAGACCTAGTCCAGCGCTCGCTGGCCGGCGACCAAACCGCGATGTTGGCCTTGGTAGACCGCTACCAGAGCCCGGTTTTCGGGCTGTGCTTGCGCATGCTTGGCCAGCGACAGGACGCGGAAGACATGGCGCAGGAAACATTCGTTCGGGCATTTCGGAGCCTGCGGCAGTGGGATTCGCAGCGGGAGTTTTTGCCTTGGCTATTGGCGATTGCCGGCAATCGCTGCCGGACTTGTTTGGGGCAACGGATGCGACGCCCCAGCACAACGCAATTGGTCGAGCAAGTGCCGGACCGGCAGCCTGACGGCAAACCGGCCCGCCATTTGGCGGAGGAATTGCAGCGGGCGATGGGGCGGCTGCGGGAGGAATATCGGCTGGCATTTAAGTTGTTTCACGAGGAAGAGTTGAGTTACGCTGAAATTGGAGCCGCACTTGATTGCCCGTTGGGAACCGTGAAAACGTGGGTGCACCGGGCGCGGCGGGAATTGGTGGAAATGCTTCGCAAACGAGAAGTTGTGGGGGAGGTGTCACGTGCCATACGCCAAATCTAA